GAACCGCCCACATTTCGGAAAACCGGATACCCTCGTCTGAGACAGCATCGATGTCCGGTTGGATGGGGCTGCCTTGTGATGCGGTATGCCGTTCTTCCATGCGCATGACGATTTCCGGCACTGCCAGCACACCGATGGCCACGGCCACCAGGGGCAGGCCGTCCAGCAGTTCAACGGAACCGAAGGTGAGCCGGGGGGAGGCGGTTTCCGGGTCCAGACCGACCGTCGCCAGAAACGCCCCCAGAACGGCAGCGAAAATACCTTTCAACAGGGATGACCCGGACAGCGCCGCAATCACCGACAGGGACAATACCAGGAAGGCGGCAATCTCTACCGGACCGGCCTTAAGCGCCACTACCGCCAGCGCCGGTGCAGAGGTGATCAGGACAAGGTCCGAACAGGTATCGCCGAAGGCGGAAGAAAACAGGGCGGTTTGCAGGGCTTTCTTGGCCTTGCCGCGGCGGGCGAGGGGATGGCCGTCCAATGTGGTGGCTGCCGAATGAGGTTCACCCGGTGTGTTCAGCATGATCGCGCCGATGGCGCCGCCATATCCGCCCCCTTTCATGACCCCCACCAGCATGGCGATCCCCGCCAGCGGTGACATGGACATGGTCAGCGGAACCGCGATTGCGATGGCCATCGGCGCATTCAGGCCGGGAATGGCCCCGACGATGATGCCGATGGACACGCCGCCCGCAACGGCCAGGAATGTCCAAAGCGACATCGCGTCAATCATGCCTGAGAGGATCTGATCCATGGATGTGGTCCCTCAGGGCATCGGAATGTGAAAGACGAACCAGGACATTGCGTAGATGGAGGCGGGCGTCGCCACGGCATTGATAAAAAGGGTACGCAGGCGGACCTGGCCATGTATCAGGGTGAAGACGACAACAGCCGGTGGAACGGCGACCCAGAACCCTGCATAGGGAACCTGGCTGAGACCACCGACTTCGCCCATGGTCCACAACATGGCGGCGCATGTGCCGACGACGATGCAGAGATGCCCCATATTCGACCAGGTCAGGGCGGCCCTTTCCCGGCTTTGCCCGTCTCTCCGGGAAACAGGCAGAAAGGCCCGGCAGTTGCGGGCGGCCATCAGGCTTCCGAGAAGGAACATTAGTCCGGCCAACAACTTTGGCACAAAGCTCGGCGGCAGGCCGTAGGCACCGGCATCGTTGATTTCAAACGGGATCACCCAGAAGAAGAGGGTGATGCCGGCCGTGGCGATTACCACCCCCAGGACGGCATCGGTACGCGATTTCATTTCCATTGTCTCTCCGTGGTCCGGGCTGATCCTTTCAGGCAGAGGCCTGCGGCGTTCATTTCTCTTCAACCGCTTTCTTCAGCGCCGTGAAGTCTGTTCGCTG
The Aestuariispira ectoiniformans genome window above contains:
- a CDS encoding tripartite tricarboxylate transporter TctB family protein, yielding MEMKSRTDAVLGVVIATAGITLFFWVIPFEINDAGAYGLPPSFVPKLLAGLMFLLGSLMAARNCRAFLPVSRRDGQSRERAALTWSNMGHLCIVVGTCAAMLWTMGEVGGLSQVPYAGFWVAVPPAVVVFTLIHGQVRLRTLFINAVATPASIYAMSWFVFHIPMP